The Coraliomargarita parva genomic sequence CGAGTGCATCGAAGGAATTCTTTCCGGTCATCCTCGAGCTCTCCGTTATTGTCTGGGCGTGCGGGATTTCCGGCAGCTCTTCTTCTAGGATATTTTCGCCGCTTAGTAAGCTGGGGGCGTCGCTTGTGGTTTCGCTCGGCCCGGACAGATCCTCGTTCATGCCTTCGCGGGTCGTGGTTGTTCGGTCCTCGGAGGCCCAGGTCATACAGTAGCAGCAAAGCAGGATGCAGAGCAGGGAGGCGCGCGGGTGGGGCATGGCCTCAAATTGGTGGAGGAAGCGGCGTTTGGAAATAAAATTGTCTCCTGAATGCCTCTTTCCTTTAAGAATGTCTGTCGAAAGAGGATGCTTGCCCGTGCACGCATTCCTGCTTTGCTGCTGCGGCATATGCGACAGATTATACTCGCCACGGGGAATGCGCACAAGGCGCAGGAGTTTCAGGGCCTCTTCGCCGGTACGGAATTGGAAATCTGTGCGGCATCGGTCTGCGGTGGCATGCCGGACGTTGAGGAGACTGGAAAGACATTTGTCGCAAATGCGAAGCTCAAAGCCATGGCCTTACGCGAGCTTGCGCCGAAGGATGCCTGGGTGCTGGCCGATGATTCGGGACTGTCGGTGGACTTTCTGCGTGGTGGGCCCGGAGTCTATTCCGCACGCTACGCGGGTTGCGATGCGACGGATGCCGATAATGTGGAGAAACTGCTTTGGGTGATGCGGGGCGTCCCGATGGCTCAGCGTGCCGCGCGTTTTCGTTGCGCCCTTTGTCTGATCGATGAGGTCGGTGAGTTGCGGGTGTTTGAGGGGCATTGCGAAGGGCACATTTTGGAGGCTCCCCGGGGGGATGCCGGCTTCGGCTATGATCCGGTTTTTCAGCCGCTGGGCTATTCGGAGTCCTTCGGTGAGCTTGGAGAGGAAGTGAAGTCGCGCTTGAGTCACCGGGCCAAGGCAATTGAGGCCCTCCAGAGCTGGCTGCCGGTTTAGGGCTGCGCGATCCGCTCGGTCCTTGCGCCCAGGCCCGTTCGATCTCTCGGATCAGTCGTTCTCGCAGGATCTATGCGGCCTCGCTGGTAATGGTGTTCGGTTCGGCTGGTCCAGTCTGCTTTGCTGAGTCGCTGTGGCTTACTGATCGTCGCTGTCATGGTCTTGATTGGCGCTCAGTTCATTGGCTTGAGTGAGGTAGTAGACCATGACGACCCAGCAGAGGAGCAGGGGATAGAGCAGGAGGCAGAGTAGGATGGAGCCGACGATCCCCAGGGTGACGCCGGTCCAGAGTCCGATCTTGTCCGTCACGACTAGTATACAGACCGGAACGATGACAAAGAGGAAGGCCAGGACATAGCCGATGGAGGTGGTGCCCAGATAGAAGCCGGATTCCTCGCCTTCGAGAGGCATCCCGCAGTGCCGGCATTTGGCGTGTAGGCGAAACCAGTTACGGAAGAGGCTGAATCCCCCGCAATTCGGACAACGCCCGGTCAGGCTGCGTTTAGCGATCTGGCTGCGGGCGACATTCATCCTGAGCGCAGCATGGATGGATCGACGGGGAGGTCAATGATGACCGCAGAGTTTCAGTACCTTGTTTTTTTTGGTTCGTCGTCGATTTCCGGGAAAGTGTGGCATTGGATATGAGTCCTCGTATGCTCCGACCCCTCCGTGTGCGACAGGCGCAGCCATCCGTCGTCTCTTTGATACGCCGTGACAAGCCTCCCCTTGGAAAGAGGAGGTGTTTTTCTGTACAACGACGTCAACTCACACGCAGAGCCCCAATAAACTCCTCCTCCATGGCTCGGCGTAGTCTTAGACGAAGACGGGTGCAGGCAGGGGAGGTGGATCCGCGGAGCGGAGGCGGAGGGGTCCACAATCAAGCCTACCCATAGAATCACTCGAACTCACGGATAAGCGATACGCTAGTCTGACCCGATGGAATCCGTCCACTTCAACAAGCCCTTACCCGGTAAGTGACGATGATCCTTTTTTTTTTGGGGGGGGGTGTATGGCGGTGTGCCCGTTTCAGGATTCCACCGGCTCCAGTTTTTCGGCGAAGCGGGGGTTGCTGACCATTTCGCCGGAGCGTACGCCCAGTATGAAATCCACGATATAATGGAGCAGCTTTTCCTTGTCCTTGTCGCTTTTCAGTTCACTGAAGTAGGGGAACATCGGTTTGTACTGGTGTCCGATCAGCCGTACATTGGCAAATACCTGAGGAACCTGATCGATTTCCGCGATCTTGATCTCCAGAGCTACTTGGATGCCATGTAAGCTCCGGTATAGCGAAATTCGGGAGTAGGAGAAATAGTCGCTTCGGCTGTCATGACGGTGATGCTCGATTTCTGCGGCATCCAGTTCGCTGCAGAGCCACTCCGTCAAGCGGTTGACGACTTGGGAGGAAATATGCGGGGCGGACTGTTTTACTTCCAGCAGAGCTTTCAGTGATAATGCGTTGGTTTCCATTATTACGTGATGTATTTTGACTAAGTGCGGGATGGTTACGGCAATAATGTGGGTGGTTTCCTTTACAAGTTGTAAATGTTGAGGCGTGCTAATATCGGTTCATTTTAATGTGGGAATAAGTAGACCTGCTGGGTTGCGGCGGCCCTTCGTTAGGGAGCGACCTCGCTTGGGAGGCTGTGCGGCTGCTTGGTTCTAGCGAGGTCGGCGTCACTGTTGGGGGGATGACCCCTGCGTTTCAGGGCATGTCTCCGGGCGTTGCTGGTGAGTTTTAACTAACTGAATTGTAAAATGTTCAGGTTGTTCGACATTAGGTTTCCCTTCTGCCGGAAAATGCTTCATCTTGAGACTTCAATTTGGCGGTCGAGGTACGATTGAAGCGGGAACAAAGATGCGACACACAACTTGGCCAGTATATCTTCTCTGTGTGGTGTGGATCTTCGGGATCTGGAGTCCCCGCATGTTGTCGGCAGACCCGGTTTCTTCAGCCACCTATGCCGAGGCGCTGGAGATGGCGGAGTTGATCGCTTCGCAAAATGTGCAATGGTCCATCTATCGGGCAAAAGGGGCTTCCATGGGGGATTATTTTGGTAGCCACTCCCTGCTACTGGTTAAGTGTAGTGGGATTCGGGAAGTTCAGGAGGGGATGATCGTGCTCTACCGCTCGTCCCGGGGGGAGGTTGTTGCCCACAAGGTACTTCGCCACCGCGGGGTCTGGTTGGAAACGGCCGGCGTGAGCAATGATCGACGGGATCCGGTTTTTGTGCGTGCCAATATGGTCGTGGGCACGGTTTTCGGAGTGATTCATGCGGCTTCTATTCCGGATGGGCCGCTATATACCTCTGACGGGCGCCGGCTTGCCGTCGCGTATTGCAAGAATTAAGAGAGGGGGTAATCGGGCGCATGCGTCCGCTGGTGCACGGATATGCTGCAGTGTACGGGGGCGGGGCCGTCGCGATCAGGCAGGCTGAGCCCGGCCGGTTCGATGCAAAGATGGAGCAAAAAGGCTCCTTCGCCCCTTTTAGGCCTTGGCGCGCTTTTGCTTCTTCTGGTCGGACAAGACAATCATGAACATGTTGCATGCCAGCCAGAAGGTGGTGGAAATCGGTACTGCCGCGATACAGGCCTGGAATTGTGCGACCAGAGGATCCGGCGAATAAGTAAAAGGCCGGAGCGCGAACGACATGAAAAGAAACATGCCGAAGCTCAGGATGAAACCGAGGGCGATTTGGCCAGTGCTGAGTAGTTTTTGGTAGGGAGCCTTGTCCATTTGGCCTAAGAAAGAAGTCCGTCGTCACTTTCTGTCAAAGCGAAAGTGCGGCTTTGTTTCGAAAACCGAACGCATTTATCGCTTGAACTTGTCCGCAGGCTGTCCATTTTCCCTGCCTTTTGCCATTTTATTATCACCAGTCATGGGTCCGCTTCTTATCAGTCTTCTCACTTTAGTCCTCATCCTTATCTCCGCTTTCGTGGTGCTGATCATCCTGATGCAGCGCACCAGCCAGAGCGGAGGCATGGGGGCCGCGCTTGGTGGCGGTGCCGCCGAGTCGGCTTTTGGCTCGGAAACCACCAATATCCTGACCAAGGGCACGATCTACGGTATCATCTCCTTTTTCGTTATCTCACTTTGCCTGTTCCTCTTGTACCAGTCGGAAGCCAAGGATCAGCTCGAAGCCAAGGATCCGACCCTGCTGGTTCCGGGCGAAGCCGAAGAGGCGGGTGCGGAAACCAGCACCTCGGTCATCGATCTGGAAAGCCTTGCGGAGGGAACCAGTGCCGCCGTTTCGGAGTCTGTTGAAGTGCCTGCGGAAGAAAGTACGGCTCCCACGACGGAAGCTCCGGCTGAAACACCTGCGGCTGCCACGAATTAATGGACTATCCCCGAATCCGAAGCTCTCGTATTTCTAAGTTTAGGCTGGCCGGTAGCGTGTGCGCTGCGGCTGGCCTTTTTTTTGCCGTTCTGCTCATCCCCGTGCAGGCGCAGCGGCCCGATACGGACAGTCGTGCCAGCCGCGGACTGGAGCGTTTGGATGAGGCGGAGAGCCTGGCGCGCATGGCGGCCTTTAGGAGTCAGCGGCTGGAGGGGGATTTTTGCTTCCAATTTGAATTGGTGCACAAGCCGCGCCGGGCTCGCAGTCTGTACTTTGACGGCACGATGTGGGGCTCATGGAACGAGCAAGGGCCGGTGACCCGCTACGAGCTCATCAATGACGCAGGTGAGGCAGACGCTCAGCGGATTGAATTGATCGTGCAGAACGGAAGTGGTGCCGGAGTCTGGCGTCGGGTTGACGGGAAGGGCCGCTTTCAAGAGCTGATCGGTGAAGACATGTTTGATCCTGTTCTTCCAGGCACCCTGTTCCGTCCTTTCGATTTATTGATGCCTTTTGTCTATTGGGATCGGTTTGAATACGAAGGGCCGGGGCTAGTCGGTGTCGGTGCCTACTCCGCGGTGCAAAACTATTTGATGTATCCGCCCGAGGACTTCGTTGCGGATGAGCTTGGTGCCGTACGTCTTTCGATTAGTGATGATTTCAATGCGTTGTTCCGGATTGAAATCCTATCGCCTGAAATGAAAGTGATGACGACCTTCACGGTTGAGAGTGTGCGTAAAGTCCAGGGACAATACATTGTAGGGGAGATGTCGCTCTTTGATGTCTCAACGCGCGATCGTACCACATTCAAGGTGGAGCGCGCCGCAACGGGACTCAGTTTGGACCGGTTATACTTTGACCCCTTGGCAGATGCGGTTCCCGGGGCGTCCGCAGATGTCATGTCCGAGTAAGCTTGGACGTTTGCAAAGCGAGTAAAGTGCTGGTTACGTTAGTGTGCCGGTTTCGTAAATCTTTTGTATTGACATTGTTACTACATGTTGCTTTGTGGGATGCGTCGTTTGACAAAATATTATGACCAGCCCTACTGCGAGTCCCCTAACATTCGATCTGGAGCAAGTGCTGCTAGATAAGCTGAAGAAGCTTCAGTCCAAGACCGGGGCACGTTCCGTAAGTGAACTGATCCGGTATGCAGTCGGCGTTTTTGATGCGTCTACTTTGGAGAGTGGTTCACCCTCACACCGTCAGATTTCTGTCCGCTTGGCACCCGAGATGCGCCAGCAACTTGTGCGTTTGAGTCAGCAGAAAAAGATAAGCGTGGGTGAAGTGTTGCGTGCGGTGGTTGATGCCCTGCCCGAAACCTTGCCAGATTTTAACCCCGAGACTAACATGCCTAAGAAGAAGACAAACAACAAAAAGGCCGCTAAGAAAGCACCCGCCAAGAAAAAGGCAGTGAAGAAGGTGGCCAAGAAAGCACCAGCCAAGAAAAAGGCTGTGAAGAAGGTCGCCAAGAAGGTTGCTAAGAAGGCGCCGGCCAAGAAGAAGGTCGCGAAGAAGGCAGCCAAGAAAGTGGCGAAGAAGGCACCAGCCAAGAAAGCAGCCAAGAAGAAGGTGGCGAAGAAGGCACCGGCTAAAAAGGCAGCCAAAAAGGTGGTGAAGAAAGCAGCCAAGAAAAAGGCAGCCAAAAAGGTGGCCAAGAAGGCGGTTAAGAAGGCGGTCAAAAAGGTCGCGGTGAAGAAGGCAGCCAAGAAAAAGGTGGCCAAAAAGGCACCGGCTAAGAAGAAGGTAGCCAAGAAAGCACCCGCCAAGAAAAAGGCCGTGAAGAAAGCAGCCAAGAAGGTTGCCAAGAAAGCACCCGCCAAGAAGGTGGCAAAGAAGCCCGCTAAGAAAGTGGCCAAGAAAAAGGTCGCCAAGAAAAAGAAGTAATCCGCAGGACTGCGTTTCTTAGGCTAGGCTTGCTTTTGCCGAGGCAGAAGTTTTCATTCAGCGCTCTTGTAGGTCCGGCATTCCGTCGGTCACCACAAGAGCGCTTTCTTTTTATCCATGGCTAACCTACTCAAACTATCCAGCTGGGCCAGCAACATCGCGCCGTCGCCGACGCTGGCTGTCGATGCAAAGGCTAAAGAACTCAAGGCCGCGGGCGAGGACGTCTGCGGCTTTGGCGCGGGCGAACCGGATTTTGACACCCCGGAATTTATCAAGGAAGCCTGCGCCGAAGCTCTGATGGCAGGCAAAACGAAGTACGCGCCCGCCCCCGGACTCCCGGAGCTGCGCGCTGCGATTGCGGAGAAATACCGCCGCGACAATGCTGTCGAGGGGGTGGAGGCCGCCCAGGTCGTGGTCAGTCCCGGTGGCAAGTATTCCTGCTACCTTGCGATCCTGGCGGTGGTCAGTCCCGGCGACGAAGTCATTATTCCTGCGCCCTACTGGGTGAGCTATCCCGAGATGGTGAAGTTGGCGGGCGGCCTGCCCAAGACGGTTTTTGCCGGTCAGGACGCCGGTTTTAAGATTACTCCGGAGCAGCTGCGCGCGGCGATTACGCCGAAGACCCGCATGCTGATTCTGAACAGCCCTTCGAACCCGACCGGCGCCATCTATGAGAAGGCCGAACTGGAAGCGTTGGTCGCAGTCGCCCTGGAGGCCGGGATCTATATCATGTCGGATGAGATCTATGAATATTTGCTCTACGACGGTGTGACGCATGCCAGCCCGGCCTCTTTCTCCAAGGAAGCGGCGGCTTCGGTGATCACCGTGGCGGGTTTCAGCAAGACCTTTTCCATGACCGGCTGGCGCTTGGGTACGCTGATGGCACCCGCCCCGGTGGCCAAAGCGGTGTCGAGCCTGCAAAGCCAGACGAGTTCGAATGCCACGACTTTTGCACAATACGGCGCGCTGGCTGCTATGCAGCAGTGGGACAAATCCATGGCTGCCGTGAATCAAATGATCGAAGTCTTCGACCGTCGCCGTCTGCGTTTGCTGGCCGGGCTCAAGGCGATCGACGGCATCGAGTGCGCGCGTGCACAAGGTGCGTTCTACCTCTTCCCGAATATTGAAGCGCTGGGTCTGAGTGCCAATGAGTTCGCCGCCAAGATCCTCGAAGAAGAGAAGGTCGCCGTGGTGCCGGGGGAAGGTTTCGGGGCGCCCGGCTACATGCGCCTGAGTTACGCGACTTCCGACGAAGTCATCGATAAGGGCTTGGAGCGTCTCGCTCGCTTTTGTGCCAAGCTCTCCGCATCCTGAATTTAGAAAACGAACTATCCTATCATGAGCGACAAAGAGAAGATCCTCTATACCATCACTGACGAAGCGCCGGCTCTGGCGACCCAGTCCTTATTACCGATCATCGAGGCTTTCACGAAAGCTGCCGGTGTGTCGGTGGAAACACGTGATATTTCCCTGTCGGGGCGTATCCTTGCCAATTTTCCGGATGTCCTGACTGAAGATCAGCGTATCGCCGACGATTTGGCAGAGCTCGGCGAGCTGGCCAAGACGCCGGAGGCCAACATAATCAAGCTGCCGAACATCTCGGCTTCGATCCCGCAGATGAAGGCCTGCATCAAGGAACTGCAAGCCAAGGGCTATGCACTGCCGGATTATCCGGAAGAGCCGAAGACTGAAGCGGAGAAAGATGCCAAGGCCCGTTACGACAAGATCAAGGGCAGTGCGGTCAATCCGGTCCTTCGTGAGGGGAACTCCGACCGCCGCGCGGCCGCTGCGGTGAAGCAATACGCGAAGAACAATCCGCACCGTATGGGGGCTTGGAGTTCGGATTCCAAGAGCCATGTTTCCAGCATGAGCGAGGGCGATTTCTTCGCCAATGAGAAGTCGGCAACGATTCCGGAAGCCACCGTCGCAAAGATCGAGCTGGTCGCCAAGGATGGTTCGGTCACCGTATTGAAGGATAGCTTACCGCTGCTAGCGGGTGAAGTCATTGACGGCACTTACATGAGTGCAAAACAGCTGCGTGCGTTTTTGGCTCAAGAGATCGATGCTTCCAAAGCGGAGGGCGTGCTCTTTTCGCTGCATATGAAGGCCACCATGATGAAGGTGTCCGATCCGATTATCTTCGGTCATGCGGTTTCGGTCTTCTATAAGGACGTCTTTGAAAAGCATGCGGCCACGATCGCCGAGCTCGGTGTCGATGTGAAGAACGGCTTGGGCGACCTGATCGCCAAGCTCGACAATCTTCCGACTGAGAAGAAGGAAGCCATCGCATCCGATCTGGCTGCCGTCTATGAAAGCAGCCCCG encodes the following:
- a CDS encoding CopG family transcriptional regulator, with the protein product MTSPTASPLTFDLEQVLLDKLKKLQSKTGARSVSELIRYAVGVFDASTLESGSPSHRQISVRLAPEMRQQLVRLSQQKKISVGEVLRAVVDALPETLPDFNPETNMPKKKTNNKKAAKKAPAKKKAVKKVAKKAPAKKKAVKKVAKKVAKKAPAKKKVAKKAAKKVAKKAPAKKAAKKKVAKKAPAKKAAKKVVKKAAKKKAAKKVAKKAVKKAVKKVAVKKAAKKKVAKKAPAKKKVAKKAPAKKKAVKKAAKKVAKKAPAKKVAKKPAKKVAKKKVAKKKK
- the rdgB gene encoding RdgB/HAM1 family non-canonical purine NTP pyrophosphatase; the protein is MRQIILATGNAHKAQEFQGLFAGTELEICAASVCGGMPDVEETGKTFVANAKLKAMALRELAPKDAWVLADDSGLSVDFLRGGPGVYSARYAGCDATDADNVEKLLWVMRGVPMAQRAARFRCALCLIDEVGELRVFEGHCEGHILEAPRGDAGFGYDPVFQPLGYSESFGELGEEVKSRLSHRAKAIEALQSWLPV
- the secG gene encoding preprotein translocase subunit SecG; amino-acid sequence: MGPLLISLLTLVLILISAFVVLIILMQRTSQSGGMGAALGGGAAESAFGSETTNILTKGTIYGIISFFVISLCLFLLYQSEAKDQLEAKDPTLLVPGEAEEAGAETSTSVIDLESLAEGTSAAVSESVEVPAEESTAPTTEAPAETPAAATN
- a CDS encoding DUF983 domain-containing protein, with translation MNVARSQIAKRSLTGRCPNCGGFSLFRNWFRLHAKCRHCGMPLEGEESGFYLGTTSIGYVLAFLFVIVPVCILVVTDKIGLWTGVTLGIVGSILLCLLLYPLLLCWVVMVYYLTQANELSANQDHDSDDQ
- a CDS encoding pyridoxal phosphate-dependent aminotransferase, with protein sequence MANLLKLSSWASNIAPSPTLAVDAKAKELKAAGEDVCGFGAGEPDFDTPEFIKEACAEALMAGKTKYAPAPGLPELRAAIAEKYRRDNAVEGVEAAQVVVSPGGKYSCYLAILAVVSPGDEVIIPAPYWVSYPEMVKLAGGLPKTVFAGQDAGFKITPEQLRAAITPKTRMLILNSPSNPTGAIYEKAELEALVAVALEAGIYIMSDEIYEYLLYDGVTHASPASFSKEAAASVITVAGFSKTFSMTGWRLGTLMAPAPVAKAVSSLQSQTSSNATTFAQYGALAAMQQWDKSMAAVNQMIEVFDRRRLRLLAGLKAIDGIECARAQGAFYLFPNIEALGLSANEFAAKILEEEKVAVVPGEGFGAPGYMRLSYATSDEVIDKGLERLARFCAKLSAS